In the genome of Acidimicrobiales bacterium, one region contains:
- the fabG gene encoding 3-oxoacyl-ACP reductase FabG has translation MPQHVALVTGATSGIGRAVAQLVAAGGNKVFLCARDADNVALTVKELREDGHEAQGVACDVRDPEQVRAFVEAAVDTYGPVDVLVNNAGRSGGGVTAEIADDLWFDVVATNLHSVFLMSRDVLSIGGMRELPWGRIVNIASTAGKQGVVLGAPYSASKHGVVGFTKALGNELAKTGITVNAVCPGYVETPMAQRVRQGYAAAYETSEDQILEQFQAKIPLGRYSTPDEVAGMVGYLLSDTAASVTSQAINVCGGLGNF, from the coding sequence ATGCCACAACACGTCGCACTCGTCACCGGGGCCACCAGCGGGATCGGCCGCGCCGTGGCCCAGCTCGTCGCCGCCGGGGGGAACAAGGTGTTCCTCTGCGCCCGCGACGCCGACAACGTCGCCCTCACCGTCAAGGAGCTCCGCGAGGACGGCCACGAGGCCCAGGGCGTGGCCTGCGACGTCCGCGACCCCGAGCAGGTGCGCGCCTTCGTCGAGGCCGCGGTCGACACCTACGGACCGGTCGACGTCCTGGTCAACAACGCCGGGCGCAGCGGCGGCGGGGTGACCGCCGAGATCGCCGACGACCTGTGGTTCGACGTGGTCGCCACCAACCTCCACAGCGTCTTCCTCATGAGCCGCGACGTCCTGTCGATCGGCGGGATGCGGGAGCTGCCGTGGGGCCGCATCGTCAACATCGCCTCGACAGCCGGCAAGCAGGGTGTGGTGCTGGGGGCGCCGTACTCGGCGTCGAAGCATGGCGTGGTCGGCTTCACCAAGGCGCTCGGCAACGAGCTGGCCAAGACCGGCATCACCGTCAACGCCGTCTGCCCCGGCTACGTCGAGACGCCCATGGCCCAGCGGGTGCGGCAGGGCTACGCCGCGGCCTACGAGACCAGCGAGGACCAGATCCTCGAGCAGTTCCAGGCCAAGATCCCGCTCGGCCGGTACTCCACGCCCGACGAGGTGGCCGGCATGGTCGGCTACCTGCTCTCCGACACCGCGGCCTCGGTCACCTCGCAGGCGATCAACGTCTGCGGCGGCCTGGGCAACTTCTGA
- a CDS encoding acetyl-CoA carboxylase biotin carboxylase subunit, whose translation MFRKVLIANRGEIALRVARACRELGISTVAVHSTEDRDSAVVAYADESVQIGPAPAKRSYLNIPAIVETARRTGAEAIHPGYGFLSEDPDFAEVCRDNDIVLIGPPPEVTAQLGDKTVARRMMARAGLPMLPGSLEPLRSVDVAHRTADEVGYPVIIKAAAGGGGRGMRMVQRSADFPDAYLETRAGAQALFGDPRVYVERYLETARHVEIQVLADTHGTVLHLGERDCSVQRRHQKLLEETPAPRLAPGIVQQMGQVAVDGARAAGYVGAGTFEFLVGPEGEFYFMEVNCRIQVEHPVTEMATGVDLVHQQLHVAAGEPLKLSQDDVVLRGAAVECRINVEDPDRDFAPTPGVLEEFVPAGGPFVRVDTHGFTGYRVPAAYDSLLAKLVVWAPDRDQALDRMDRALGEFRVRGPGVRTTTDFLREVVHHPTFRAGEHSTSIVDEVLRARNHRVTRPA comes from the coding sequence ATGTTCCGCAAGGTCCTGATCGCCAACCGGGGCGAGATCGCCCTGCGCGTCGCCCGGGCCTGCCGGGAGCTGGGCATCTCCACCGTGGCGGTCCACTCCACCGAGGACCGCGACTCGGCGGTGGTCGCCTACGCCGACGAGTCGGTGCAGATCGGCCCGGCCCCGGCCAAGCGCAGCTACCTCAACATCCCGGCCATCGTGGAGACGGCCCGCCGCACCGGCGCGGAGGCCATCCACCCCGGCTACGGCTTCCTCTCCGAGGACCCGGACTTCGCCGAGGTCTGCCGCGACAACGACATCGTGCTCATCGGCCCGCCGCCCGAGGTGACCGCCCAGCTGGGCGACAAGACCGTGGCCCGCCGGATGATGGCCCGGGCCGGCCTCCCGATGCTGCCGGGGAGCCTGGAGCCGCTGCGGTCGGTCGACGTGGCCCATCGCACCGCCGACGAGGTCGGCTACCCGGTGATCATCAAGGCCGCGGCCGGCGGCGGCGGTCGGGGCATGCGGATGGTGCAGCGCAGCGCCGACTTCCCCGACGCCTACCTGGAGACCCGGGCGGGGGCGCAGGCCCTGTTCGGCGACCCCCGGGTGTATGTCGAGCGCTACCTGGAGACCGCCCGCCACGTGGAGATCCAGGTGCTGGCCGACACCCACGGCACGGTGCTGCACCTGGGCGAGCGCGACTGCTCGGTCCAGCGTCGTCACCAGAAGCTGCTGGAGGAGACGCCGGCGCCCCGCCTGGCGCCCGGGATCGTGCAGCAGATGGGGCAGGTGGCCGTCGACGGCGCCCGGGCCGCCGGCTACGTGGGCGCCGGCACGTTCGAGTTCCTGGTCGGCCCGGAGGGCGAGTTCTACTTCATGGAGGTCAACTGCCGGATCCAGGTGGAGCACCCGGTCACCGAGATGGCCACCGGCGTCGACCTGGTGCACCAGCAGCTGCACGTCGCCGCCGGCGAGCCGCTGAAGCTCTCCCAGGACGACGTGGTCCTCCGGGGTGCCGCCGTCGAGTGCCGCATCAACGTGGAGGACCCCGACCGCGACTTCGCCCCGACGCCGGGGGTGCTCGAGGAGTTCGTCCCCGCCGGCGGGCCGTTCGTGCGGGTCGACACCCACGGCTTCACCGGCTACCGGGTGCCGGCCGCCTACGACTCGCTGCTCGCCAAGCTCGTGGTCTGGGCACCCGACCGCGACCAGGCGCTTGACCGCATGGACCGTGCCCTGGGCGAGTTCCGGGTGCGCGGCCCCGGCGTCCGCACCACCACCGACTTCCTGCGCGAGGTCGTCCACCACCCGACCTTCCGGGCCGGGGAGCACAGCACGTCGATCGTCGACGAGGTGCTCCGCGCCCGCAACCACCGAGTCACCCGACCCGCCTGA
- a CDS encoding biotin/lipoyl-containing protein, with translation MTDEALASLVQRVQESALALAAQAPSRPRAVRVRAGDVSVELEWASEGPAGTIVATEQQDVATTAAPAGPAEADPPGRAYLTASTVGVFYRSPEPGAPPFVDVGDTVVKGQQVGIIEAMKLMIPVEADAAGCVVEVLVDDGAPVEFGDRLFAVALGETAAGGT, from the coding sequence ATGACCGACGAGGCCCTGGCGTCGCTGGTGCAGCGGGTGCAGGAGAGCGCCCTCGCGCTCGCCGCCCAGGCACCGTCGCGGCCGCGGGCCGTGCGGGTGCGGGCCGGGGACGTGTCCGTGGAGCTCGAGTGGGCGTCGGAGGGCCCCGCCGGGACGATCGTCGCCACCGAGCAGCAGGACGTGGCCACGACCGCCGCCCCGGCGGGGCCCGCCGAGGCCGATCCACCGGGCCGTGCCTACCTCACGGCCTCCACGGTCGGTGTCTTCTACCGCTCCCCCGAGCCCGGCGCCCCGCCGTTCGTCGACGTGGGTGACACGGTCGTGAAGGGCCAGCAGGTCGGGATCATCGAGGCGATGAAGCTGATGATCCCGGTCGAGGCCGACGCGGCCGGCTGCGTCGTCGAGGTGCTGGTCGACGACGGCGCCCCGGTCGAGTTCGGCGACCGCCTCTTCGCCGTCGCCCTCGGCGAGACGGCCGCAGGCGGGACGTGA
- the accA gene encoding acetyl-CoA carboxylase carboxyl transferase subunit alpha, whose product MAVTMTRGTGAPEDTDWVVCPGCRGMIYAKRLARNLHVCPDCGEHHRLTAHQRLEQLLDEAPQELDVSGRSVDVLGFTDTKPYTVRLAEARAATGLEEGVVIARGAVDGHPVVCAVMDFRFLGGSLGAAVGEAITRAAEHALAERTPLLIVSASGGARMQEGAISLMQMAKTSQAIGQLGDAGILTISLVTDPTYGGVAASFSTLCDVIVCEPRARLGFAGPRVIQQTIRSTLPPGFQTAEFLAERGLVDIIRERSGLRACLSRLLATASPAVAAAAPGGGDVDAVVRDPDQLADVDAWKTVQRARDIDRPTTLDFVNRVFDDFEELRGDRVGDDCPAIVGGVARLDGRPVMVMGHQKGHTIGELSARNFGMAAPGGYRKASRLMRLAAKLGLPVVTFVDTPGAHPGVEAEERGQALAIAESIRLMAGLPVPVVTLVTGEGGSGGALALAVADEVLICSNGVYSVISPEGCASILWNDAGMAPTAAAALRVDARQLLRLGIVDGVVREPEGGSQTDHALAARRVHAAIAAAIDRLSALDAPALVARRHARFRAFGTSAVA is encoded by the coding sequence GTGGCCGTCACGATGACGCGGGGCACCGGTGCCCCGGAGGACACCGACTGGGTGGTGTGCCCCGGCTGCCGGGGGATGATCTACGCCAAGCGCCTGGCCCGCAACCTGCACGTCTGCCCGGACTGCGGCGAGCACCACCGGCTCACCGCCCACCAGCGGCTGGAGCAGCTGCTCGACGAGGCGCCGCAGGAGCTCGACGTGTCGGGCCGCAGCGTCGACGTGCTCGGCTTCACCGACACCAAGCCCTACACCGTGCGCCTGGCCGAGGCCCGCGCCGCCACCGGGCTGGAGGAGGGGGTGGTGATCGCCCGCGGCGCCGTCGACGGGCACCCCGTCGTGTGCGCGGTGATGGACTTCCGGTTCCTCGGCGGGTCGCTCGGTGCCGCCGTCGGCGAGGCCATCACCCGGGCCGCCGAGCACGCCCTCGCCGAGCGGACGCCGCTGCTGATCGTGTCGGCGTCGGGTGGCGCCCGCATGCAGGAGGGCGCCATCTCGCTGATGCAGATGGCGAAGACCAGCCAGGCGATCGGCCAGCTCGGCGACGCCGGCATCCTCACGATCTCGCTGGTCACCGACCCCACGTACGGGGGCGTGGCGGCGTCGTTCTCGACGCTGTGCGACGTGATCGTGTGCGAGCCCCGGGCCCGCCTCGGCTTCGCCGGCCCCCGGGTGATCCAGCAGACGATCCGCAGCACGCTGCCGCCCGGGTTCCAGACCGCCGAGTTCCTGGCCGAGCGCGGCCTGGTCGACATCATCCGCGAGCGCAGCGGCCTGCGCGCCTGCCTGTCCCGGCTGCTGGCCACTGCATCTCCCGCCGTGGCCGCCGCGGCGCCGGGCGGCGGGGACGTCGACGCCGTGGTGCGCGACCCCGACCAGCTGGCCGACGTCGACGCCTGGAAGACCGTGCAGCGGGCCCGCGACATCGACCGCCCCACCACCCTCGACTTCGTCAACCGGGTGTTCGACGACTTCGAGGAGCTGCGGGGCGACCGGGTGGGCGACGACTGCCCCGCCATCGTCGGCGGCGTCGCCCGGCTCGACGGCCGGCCGGTGATGGTGATGGGCCACCAGAAGGGCCACACCATCGGCGAGCTGAGCGCCCGCAACTTCGGGATGGCCGCCCCCGGCGGCTACCGCAAGGCGTCGCGGCTCATGCGGCTGGCTGCCAAGCTGGGCCTGCCCGTCGTCACCTTCGTCGACACGCCGGGCGCCCACCCGGGCGTCGAGGCCGAGGAGCGGGGGCAGGCCCTCGCCATCGCCGAGAGCATCCGGCTGATGGCCGGCCTCCCGGTGCCGGTGGTGACGCTGGTGACCGGCGAGGGCGGCAGCGGCGGCGCACTGGCGCTGGCCGTGGCCGACGAGGTGCTGATCTGCTCCAACGGCGTCTACTCGGTGATCAGCCCCGAGGGCTGCGCGTCGATCCTGTGGAACGACGCCGGTATGGCGCCCACCGCGGCGGCGGCGCTGCGGGTCGACGCCCGGCAGCTGCTGCGGCTCGGCATCGTCGACGGCGTGGTCCGGGAGCCGGAGGGCGGCAGCCAGACCGACCACGCCCTGGCGGCCCGTCGGGTCCACGCCGCGATCGCGGCGGCGATCGACCGGTTGTCCGCGTTGGATGCCCCGGCTCTCGTCGCCCGCCGCCACGCCCGGTTCCGGGCCTTCGGCACCTCGGCCGTCGCATGA
- a CDS encoding acyl carrier protein, with protein sequence MTDQRIQQITLDDLRRILRECAGEEEGVDLDADILDTEFELLGYDSLALLETAAQITHEYGVELDDDATTAARTPRELLALANA encoded by the coding sequence ATGACCGACCAACGCATTCAACAGATCACGCTCGACGACCTGCGCCGCATCCTGCGGGAGTGCGCCGGCGAGGAGGAGGGCGTCGACCTCGACGCCGACATCCTCGACACCGAGTTCGAGCTGCTCGGCTACGACTCGCTGGCGCTCCTGGAGACCGCCGCGCAGATCACCCACGAGTACGGCGTCGAGCTCGACGACGACGCCACCACCGCCGCCCGGACGCCACGCGAGCTGCTCGCGCTGGCGAACGCCTAG
- a CDS encoding ketosynthase chain-length factor, with amino-acid sequence MTVVVTGVGVTAPNGLGTDDWWDATCHGRNGIGRVTRFDPTPYPVRLAGEVPDFAPRDHLPSRLIPQTDHVTRLALVAADWALADAGVRPEDLPEFDMGVVTASSAGGFEFGQGELQNLWSKGSQHVSAYQSFAWFYAVNTGQISIRHGMRGPSGVLVGDGAGGLDALAQARRLIRKDSRLIVSGGVDANVCPWGWVGEIAGGRLSTSDDPDHAYLPFDADARGHVPAEGGALLILEDAGSARERGAPRVYGELAGYGATFDPAPGKRGPSGLARALRLALDDAGVAPADVDVVFADAAGLPDLDRVEADALAGLFGPGGVPVTAPKTMTGRLTSGAAPLDVVAALLAIRDGVVPPTINVTPVPDYGLDLVVGEPRPLPVRTALVVARGQGGFNAAVVVRSAD; translated from the coding sequence ATGACGGTGGTCGTGACGGGCGTGGGGGTGACCGCGCCCAACGGGCTCGGCACCGACGACTGGTGGGACGCGACCTGCCACGGACGCAACGGCATCGGTCGGGTGACCCGCTTCGACCCGACGCCGTACCCGGTGCGCCTCGCCGGCGAGGTGCCCGACTTCGCGCCCCGCGACCACCTGCCCAGCCGGCTCATCCCCCAGACCGACCACGTGACCCGGCTGGCGCTGGTCGCCGCCGACTGGGCGTTGGCCGACGCGGGCGTGCGGCCCGAGGACCTGCCCGAGTTCGACATGGGCGTGGTCACCGCCAGCTCGGCGGGCGGCTTCGAGTTCGGCCAGGGCGAGCTGCAGAACCTGTGGAGCAAGGGCAGCCAGCACGTGAGCGCCTACCAGTCGTTCGCCTGGTTCTACGCCGTGAACACCGGGCAGATCTCGATCCGCCACGGCATGCGCGGCCCCAGCGGCGTGCTGGTGGGCGACGGCGCCGGCGGGCTCGACGCGCTGGCCCAGGCCCGGCGGCTCATCCGCAAGGACAGCCGGCTGATCGTGTCCGGCGGCGTCGACGCCAACGTCTGCCCGTGGGGCTGGGTGGGCGAGATCGCCGGCGGCCGGCTCAGCACCAGCGACGACCCCGACCACGCCTACCTGCCGTTCGACGCCGACGCCCGGGGCCACGTGCCCGCCGAGGGCGGCGCCCTGCTGATCCTGGAGGACGCCGGCTCGGCCCGCGAGCGGGGCGCACCCCGGGTCTACGGCGAGCTGGCCGGCTACGGCGCCACCTTCGACCCGGCCCCCGGCAAGCGCGGGCCGTCCGGACTGGCGCGGGCGCTGCGGCTGGCGCTCGACGACGCCGGCGTCGCCCCGGCCGACGTCGACGTGGTGTTCGCCGACGCCGCCGGCCTCCCCGACCTCGACCGGGTGGAGGCCGACGCCCTCGCCGGCCTGTTCGGCCCGGGCGGCGTCCCCGTCACCGCCCCCAAGACCATGACCGGGCGACTGACGTCCGGTGCCGCGCCCCTCGACGTGGTGGCCGCCCTGCTGGCGATCCGCGACGGCGTCGTCCCCCCGACGATCAACGTCACCCCCGTGCCCGACTACGGGCTCGACCTGGTGGTGGGCGAACCCCGCCCGCTGCCGGTGCGGACCGCGCTCGTCGTCGCCCGCGGCCAGGGCGGGTTCAACGCCGCCGTGGTCGTCCGCTCCGCCGACTGA
- a CDS encoding beta-ketoacyl-[acyl-carrier-protein] synthase family protein, translating to MTRRVVITGIGVLAPGGIGTKEFWSLLSDGRTATRGITFFDPSPFRSRVAAEIDFDPAAHGLSPQEIRRMDRAAQLAVVATREALESSDLTPSDLDPQRTGVTIGSAVGATMGLEEEYRVVSDDGRLELVDHEYAVPHLYGYLVPSSFAAEVAWAVGAEGPVTVVSTGCTSGLDAVGHACELIREGSADVMIAGASDAPISPITMACFDAIKATTPRNDEPEHASRPFDSTRNGFVLGEGAAVFVLESLEAAQARGAHVYAEIAGFASRCNAFHMTGLRPDGREMAEAITTALAEARLAPEAVDYVNAHGSGTKQNDRHETAAFKRSLGDHARRVPVSSIKSMVGHSLGAIGSIEIAASVLAMTHDVVPPTANLHSPDPECDLDYVPLTAREWRTDTVLTVGSGFGGFQSAMVLTQAGADRASVRSEARRARPGEERAWPERPAAEQQEREATA from the coding sequence ATGACCAGGCGCGTCGTCATCACCGGCATCGGCGTGCTCGCGCCGGGCGGCATCGGGACCAAGGAGTTCTGGAGCCTGCTCAGCGACGGCCGCACCGCCACCCGGGGCATCACGTTCTTCGACCCCTCGCCCTTCCGCTCGCGGGTCGCCGCCGAGATCGACTTCGACCCCGCGGCCCACGGGCTGTCCCCGCAGGAGATCCGCCGCATGGACCGCGCCGCGCAGCTGGCCGTGGTGGCGACCCGGGAGGCGCTGGAGAGCAGCGACCTGACCCCGTCCGACCTCGACCCGCAGCGCACCGGCGTCACCATCGGCAGCGCCGTCGGGGCGACGATGGGCCTGGAGGAGGAGTACCGGGTGGTCAGCGACGACGGTCGCCTCGAGCTCGTCGACCACGAGTACGCGGTGCCCCACCTGTACGGCTACCTGGTGCCCAGCTCGTTCGCCGCCGAGGTGGCGTGGGCAGTGGGCGCGGAGGGGCCGGTCACCGTGGTGTCGACCGGCTGCACGTCCGGGCTCGACGCGGTCGGCCACGCCTGTGAGCTGATCCGCGAGGGGTCGGCCGACGTGATGATCGCCGGGGCGTCCGACGCGCCGATCTCGCCGATCACGATGGCCTGCTTCGACGCCATCAAGGCCACCACGCCCCGCAACGACGAGCCCGAGCACGCCTCCCGGCCGTTCGACAGCACCCGCAACGGCTTCGTGCTGGGCGAGGGCGCGGCCGTGTTCGTGCTCGAGTCGCTGGAGGCAGCCCAGGCCCGCGGCGCCCACGTCTACGCCGAGATCGCCGGCTTCGCCTCCCGCTGCAACGCCTTCCACATGACCGGCCTGCGGCCCGACGGGCGGGAGATGGCCGAGGCCATCACCACCGCGCTGGCCGAGGCCCGGCTGGCGCCCGAGGCGGTCGACTACGTCAACGCCCACGGTTCGGGCACCAAGCAGAACGACCGCCACGAGACGGCGGCGTTCAAGCGCAGCCTGGGCGACCACGCCCGCCGCGTCCCGGTGAGCTCGATCAAGTCGATGGTCGGCCACTCGCTGGGGGCGATCGGGTCGATCGAGATCGCGGCGTCGGTGCTGGCCATGACCCACGACGTGGTGCCGCCCACCGCCAACCTCCACTCCCCCGATCCCGAGTGCGACCTCGACTACGTGCCGCTCACCGCCCGCGAGTGGCGCACCGACACGGTGCTCACGGTCGGCAGCGGCTTCGGCGGCTTCCAGAGCGCCATGGTCCTCACGCAGGCGGGTGCTGACCGAGCGTCCGTCCGTAGCGAGGCTCGCCGAGCGAGGCCCGGCGAAGAGCGAGCGTGGCCCGAGCGGCCCGCTGCGGAGCAGCAAGAGCGGGAAGCAACAGCATGA
- a CDS encoding TcmI family type II polyketide cyclase: MHSTLIVARMQPGSADDVAKLFAEFDATEMPDVMGTRRRQLFHYQGLYFHLQDFDTDDGGETIQATRTHPLFVGISEALKAHIDAYDPATWRSPADAMATRFYHWRAEPT; this comes from the coding sequence ATGCACAGCACGCTCATCGTCGCCCGCATGCAGCCCGGCTCGGCCGACGACGTCGCCAAGCTCTTCGCCGAGTTCGACGCCACCGAGATGCCCGACGTGATGGGCACCCGGCGGCGCCAGCTCTTCCACTACCAGGGCCTCTACTTCCACCTGCAGGACTTCGACACCGACGACGGTGGCGAGACCATCCAGGCGACCCGGACCCACCCGCTCTTCGTCGGCATCAGCGAGGCGTTGAAGGCGCACATCGACGCCTACGACCCCGCCACCTGGCGCAGCCCGGCCGACGCCATGGCCACCCGCTTCTACCACTGGAGGGCTGAACCCACATGA